ACTGTTCTTGAGTTTTTCTGGAATGGTATATGTAGCGGAGATCTTTGTTATGATTATCGGAAATAGTTACGTCTATAATCCTGAAGTGCTGTCTGTAGAATACTACGATCATGCACTAGGCGCAATTGTTTCGAATTTTTTTATTATACCCAGTTTAGGTTTAGTGGCTGCCGTTTATCAACTTCGAGTACGCTGGTGTGTTCTTTTTGCTTTAACATTGGTAGGTGTTGAATGGCTATTTGAATGGCTAAATATTTATCATACAAATTGGTGGAGATATGAATATACTTTAATTTCCGTATTAACTTTTTGTTCATTAACGAAGCTCTGGTTACGCATTCTTCAGCGAGGTAAATGGTTAATTTTCTTGTCAATGTGGATGCAAGGATGGGCTTGTGCAGGCACTGTGATGTACATCATGTCTGTAGCTACAATTCGGCATTATGAAATAGGAGTTTTTGAAAATGTATATCGAGATGACATTTTTATTTTATCGATCATGGGCTTGATGAAAGGTCTGATTTTTGTTGTAGCAATTTTGTGTTTTAAGAAACTATATTGGCGTTTACTTGCACCTATTATGGTTTATGGAATTGATTTGCCATTGTACTACTTTGGAGTACTTGTAGTTGAAATTCCTTTTTGGCTATATACAATCATTTATCTAGTGCTAGCAATTCTTTTGCTTTGGTGGACACATTATGCTTACTCATTTATTCGCAAAATCTCAACATGATTTTAAAAGGGTATCTACTATAAAAATAAATATTAAACTTTATAATACCGTAATTTTGAATGAGTATGTATTCACTTGAAATTACGGTATTGTTCGTGTTTTTAAAAAGGTTGTCTGTAATTTGTCCATAACCTTATGTAATATTCTTTCTAATATATGCATCTAAAAAATAATATTTATGATTGTAAATAATGCATTTAATTTAAGTCGAATATTGTCGATATATATCTTATGGATAGTAAATAAAAATAACAGAAATATAGTTAGGTATCTCTTTAAGTTTTTTTCTTCCATTATATTAATTAAAATGGACAATTTTTTTAAAGATAAAGAAAACTATTTTCTGTGAATGGAGATAATAAAATGAAAAAACTGTATAAATTTAAAAGTATTAAAACGAAATTAATTGCTTCATTTTTCCTGATTGCTCTTTTAGTCTTTGGGTTTGGTCTTTATTTGGTAAAACCTATTAGTGAAATGTCAGAACAAACAGAGGAGATGGCGAATGAAGAAATTCCACTGGCGCTTTCGGAGTGGAAAGTATCGATGATTGTTCGCGGTGTCCAAAATGAGCTAAGAGGTTATTTAATTGATGGGGAAGAAACTATTCCAGAAAAGCTAGCAGGTATGAGACAATCTGCATTACAAACAAAAGACGTAGTTGTATCACTTACAGATGACCCAGAAACTCTTGAAATAGCTGGTAATCTTGAAGAGAGCTTTCAAATAATTGATGAAGAATACCTTCCTTCTATTAGAACTGGAGATACTGTAGTTGCTCAACAAATATTAAGTGAGGAAATTGAGCCACTTCTTGAAGAGTTTCTTGAATTTTATAGACAACTAGCATTAGCCAAAGAACAAGAAGTAGAAGTAAGTAGTCAAATAGCTTTAAATAGCGTAGAAGAAACTAAAAATAGTTTTATAGTATTAGGTTTGGCAATATTGGTTATTGTTATAGCGCTATCAGTTATTATCCCTAATACTATTTCGAAGCCAATTATTAAGTTAAAAGAACGCATGAACTTAATGTCAAATGGTGATTTGAGTGGTGATCCATTGAAAACAGATGCTAGGGATGAAATCGGTGACTTAATTAAGGCATCAAATCTAGTAAATGAAAGTATAAAAGGAATGTTAAATCAAATTAATGATGTTTCCGAGACACTTTCAGCTCAAAGTAATGATTTAATGAATAGCTCAACGAACGTTAAGGATGGAAGTAGCCAAATAGTTATTACAATGGATGAATTGGCTTCTGGAGCTGAAAGCCAAGCAAACACAACGAGTGATCTATCGCATTCAATGGCTAATTTTAGTAACAAGATAAAAGAAGCAAATAATAGTGGTGGAAATGCTTATAAATCTTCACAACAACTAATAGATTTAACCAATCGAGGAAGTAATTTAATGGAATCTTCTATAAATCAAATGGGTGTCATTGATTCCATCGTAAAAGAAGCTGTGGAAAAAGTTAGCGGTTTAGATAATCAATCACAAGAAATATCTCAACTAGTTAGTGTGATTAAGGATATTGCTGAACAGACAAACTTATTGGCATTGAATGCCGCGATTGAAGCTGCTCGTGCAGGTGAACAAGGAAAAGGATTTGCAGTTGTAGCTGATGAAGTGCGAAAATTAGCAGAACGAGTTTCCATTTCTGTTGCAGATATTACACGAATTGTTACGAATATTCAACAAGAAACAGGAGTGGTAACTGAATCATTACAAAATGGATATAAGGAAGTAGAGAATGGTAGAAGTAAAATTTTAACCACCGGGAATACATTTGAAGAAATCAATGATTCGCTTTTAGGAATGACAAAAGAAATTAAGCAGATTTCCG
The nucleotide sequence above comes from Paraliobacillus zengyii. Encoded proteins:
- a CDS encoding methyl-accepting chemotaxis protein, which codes for MKKLYKFKSIKTKLIASFFLIALLVFGFGLYLVKPISEMSEQTEEMANEEIPLALSEWKVSMIVRGVQNELRGYLIDGEETIPEKLAGMRQSALQTKDVVVSLTDDPETLEIAGNLEESFQIIDEEYLPSIRTGDTVVAQQILSEEIEPLLEEFLEFYRQLALAKEQEVEVSSQIALNSVEETKNSFIVLGLAILVIVIALSVIIPNTISKPIIKLKERMNLMSNGDLSGDPLKTDARDEIGDLIKASNLVNESIKGMLNQINDVSETLSAQSNDLMNSSTNVKDGSSQIVITMDELASGAESQANTTSDLSHSMANFSNKIKEANNSGGNAYKSSQQLIDLTNRGSNLMESSINQMGVIDSIVKEAVEKVSGLDNQSQEISQLVSVIKDIAEQTNLLALNAAIEAARAGEQGKGFAVVADEVRKLAERVSISVADITRIVTNIQQETGVVTESLQNGYKEVENGRSKILTTGNTFEEINDSLLGMTKEIKQISDNLNNISDNSDNINNSIEEIAAVSEESAAGIEQSSATVQQTNHSIEQVSSSASQLNSLSNDLRQLIEKFKL